Proteins from one Globicephala melas chromosome 21, mGloMel1.2, whole genome shotgun sequence genomic window:
- the TDRP gene encoding testis development-related protein isoform X2, which produces METSSPHTANGTCPPHSPPFQVQGASFRGWKEVTSLFNKDDEQHLLERCKSPKSRGTNLRLKEDLKTEKKSGFWDNLVLKQSTQSKKPDEIEGWEPPKLILEDVAANSGDPMSDRLSGPGWEEDARGSTKYTSLAGAGNSSRWSLRSAGKLVSIRRQSRGHLTDDWEELE; this is translated from the exons ATGGAAACTTCCTCACCCCACACCGCGAACGGCACCTGCCCTCCACACAGCCCACCTTTCCAG GTTCAGGGAGCGAGTTTCCGAGGCTGGAAAGAAGTGACTTCACTGTTTAACAAGGATGACGAGCAGCACCTGCTGGAAAGATGTAAATCCCCCAAGTCCAGAGG AACTAACTTACGATTAAAAGAAGACTTGAAGACGGAGAAGAAGTCTGGATTTTGGGACAATTTGGTTTTGAAACAGAGTACACAGTCTAAGAAACCAGATGAGATCGAAGGTTGGGAGCCACCAAAACTTATTCTTGAAGACGTGGCAGCCAACTCGGGCGACCCCATGAGTGACCGTCTGTCCGGGCCGGGCTGGGAAGAGGACGCCAGGGGCTCCACCAAGTACACCAGCCTGGCCGGTGCCGGGAACAGCTCGCGCTGGAGCCTCAGGTCAGCGGGGAAGCTGGTCAGCATCCGTcggcagagcagaggccacctgACGGACGACTGGGAGGAGCTGGAGTGA
- the TDRP gene encoding testis development-related protein isoform X3, whose amino-acid sequence MGKVAVRIRQVQGASFRGWKEVTSLFNKDDEQHLLERCKSPKSRGTNLRLKEDLKTEKKSGFWDNLVLKQSTQSKKPDEIEGWEPPKLILEDVAANSGDPMSDRLSGPGWEEDARGSTKYTSLAGAGNSSRWSLRSAGKLVSIRRQSRGHLTDDWEELE is encoded by the exons ATGGGAAAAGTCGCTGTGCGGATACGGCAG GTTCAGGGAGCGAGTTTCCGAGGCTGGAAAGAAGTGACTTCACTGTTTAACAAGGATGACGAGCAGCACCTGCTGGAAAGATGTAAATCCCCCAAGTCCAGAGG AACTAACTTACGATTAAAAGAAGACTTGAAGACGGAGAAGAAGTCTGGATTTTGGGACAATTTGGTTTTGAAACAGAGTACACAGTCTAAGAAACCAGATGAGATCGAAGGTTGGGAGCCACCAAAACTTATTCTTGAAGACGTGGCAGCCAACTCGGGCGACCCCATGAGTGACCGTCTGTCCGGGCCGGGCTGGGAAGAGGACGCCAGGGGCTCCACCAAGTACACCAGCCTGGCCGGTGCCGGGAACAGCTCGCGCTGGAGCCTCAGGTCAGCGGGGAAGCTGGTCAGCATCCGTcggcagagcagaggccacctgACGGACGACTGGGAGGAGCTGGAGTGA